One Paralichthys olivaceus isolate ysfri-2021 chromosome 8, ASM2471397v2, whole genome shotgun sequence genomic region harbors:
- the cxxc4 gene encoding CXXC-type zinc finger protein 4: protein MSNINSALCIENGQNADISLLQKDTLSDGGLSQLLDYNAEMERYRSFANFYKTNGAFPQTAKIARITTPIFPSARIGMSPWNCDNAMLWGRKSAAINPNRTSMHRNDSQRPGKPGVPPETLQMANNNFLSTLSPEHCRPLAGECMNKLKCGAAEAEIMNLPERVGTFSAIPALGGISLPPGVIVMTALHSPAASAAVTDSAFQIANLADCPQNNSSASSGNPAKKKRKRCGVCAPCRRLINCGVCSSCRNRKTGHQICKFRKCEELKKKPGSSLERTPVNTGEAFRWFF from the coding sequence GTCTAACATAAACAGTGCACTTTGCATTGAAAACGGACAGAACGCAGATATTTCTCTCTTACAAAAGGATACTCTGTCCGATGGTGGATTAAGCCAGCTTTTGGATTATAACGCAGAAATGGAAAGGTACAGGTCTTTTGCAAACTTTTATAAAACCAATGGGGCATTTCCACAGACTGCCAAGATTGCCCGCATCACAACGCCCATTTTTCCCAGTGCTAGAATTGGCATGTCCCCTTGGAACTGCGATAACGCCATGCTCTGGGGAAGGAAATCAGCGGCAATAAACCCTAATAGGACCAGCATGCATAGAAATGACTCCCAGAGGCCGGGGAAGCCTGGCGTGCCGCCAGAGACGCTGCAAATGGCAAATAATAATTTCCTCTCTACCTTATCCCCCGAACACTGCAGACCTTTAGCAGGAGAATGCATGAACAAGCTGAAATGCGGCGCTGCTGAAGCAGAGATAATGAATCTCCCAGAACGCGTTGGAACTTTTTCCGCTATTCCGGCTTTAGGGGGCATCTCATTACCTCCCGGGGTCATCGTCATGACAGCCCTTCACTCCCCCGCAGCCTCAGCAGCCGTTACAGACAGTGCGTTTCAAATTGCCAATCTGGCAGACTGCCCACAGAATAATTCCTCTGCATCCAGTGGAAACCCAgcgaagaagaaaaggaaaaggtgTGGGGTCTGTGCACCCTGCAGGCGTCTAATCAACTGTGGTGTCTGCAGCAGTTGTCGGAACCGCAAAACGGGCCACCAGATCTGCAAGTTTAGGAAATGCGAGGAGCTGAAAAAGAAGCCAGGCTCATCGCTGGAG